The sequence below is a genomic window from Rhodococcus sp. 4CII.
ATGCTTCACGCTCCCCGCGCACCAACTGCACCCGCTTGTCGGCGTTCACCCTGCCCAGCGCGCTCGACGAACCACCCAGCAGCCGAATACCCGTGTGGCACGGAAGCTCCCGGGCCTCCTCCAGGTCGACGACGCCCTCGGCGAACAACTCGTCGATCGACGACGACGCCACATCCATTTCCGTCATACCCGTCCACCCGGACGGCACGACGTCGTGAGCGTGGTATTCGTCGGCGGGCAGACCCACCGCACCGGCCTTCACACGCAGCGGGATGTCCTTGCTGACGAGGACGACGTCGCCCCCCTCGGCCTCGAGATTCAAGGCGCAGGCGAGGATCCTGGAATCGTTGCTGTCCGTGCGGAATCCGACCGGCAGAACCGACGGGTCGGTGTGATTGAGCTCGACCTGCAGGGTGCCCCCCTCCGTGCCGATCGGCACGGGCTGATCGAGACGACCGTATTGCAGCCGGAGGTCGTCCAGCATACGCAGCGATTCCCTTGCGAACCATCCCAACTCGTGGTGGTGCCGCTTCCCTTCGAGCTCGCTGATCACGACGAGGGGAAGCACCACACGGTGCTCGGCGAACCTGGTGACGGCCCAGGGGTCGGACAGCAGAACGGACGTGTCGAGCACGAACGTACGAACTGCCGAGTCCGAGGATTTCCTGGGTGCGGCGGACGAATGTCCGGCGCGGGCTGAGACGGAGCGTGAAGCAGTCACGTTGGCTCCTAGGTCTGCGTGGCACCCACGCAAACTCGGTTCGCTGGAACCGGTCCGTCCCTGGTGTGTCAATCCACACGGGGGCCGGGCGCCGGCCCCCTCGCACTGAGTGTTTCAGCCACGATCAGGACCTCCCGTACAAGCAACTTCCCCGCTGCCTGTTACCCCCGACGGTACTGCCAAACACGCCGGACGGCCGCGCGAGCGGCGGGCGTGTCGGTGAACATCAAGTTACGCGGAGAAGGCGCCTGCGGCGCCCGTGCGCCTTTCTGGTTGCTCCAACGACCAGAAAGGCGCACGAGCGCGAAGCGCCTAAACCAGGCGCCAGTCCTCGAGGCCCTCGTACAACGGGAAGTCGGCGGCGAGCTTCGACACGCGGGACTTCAGCGTCTCGACGTCGGACGATCCGGCGAGCGCGGTGCCGATGACGTCGGCGACCTCGGTGAACTGCTCGTCGCCGAAGCCACGCGACGCGAGCGCGGCAGTGCCGATCCGGAGGCCGGACGTGACCATCGGCGGGCGCGGGTCGAAGGGCACCGCGTTGCGGTTGACGGTGATGCCGACCTCGTGGAGAAGGTCCTCACCCTGCTGTCCGTCGAGCTGGGAGTTGCGCAAGTCGACGAGCACGAGGTGGACGTCGGTGCCGCCGGTGAGGACGCTGACACCCTTGTCCACGACATCCGAGCCGGTCAGACGCTCGGCGAGGATCTTCGCGCCGGTCAGGGTGCGCTGCTGGCGGTCCTTGAACTCGTCGGTGCCCGCGATCTTCAGGGAGACGGCCTTGGCGGCGATGGCGTGCATTAGCGGTCCGCCCTGCTGGCCGGGGAAGACGGCGGAGTTGAGCTTCTTCGCCCACTCCTGCTTGGCGAGGATCAGACCGGAGCGGGGTCCGCCGAGCGTCTTGTGGACGGTGCTCGACACGACGTCGGCGTAGGGCACGGGCGACGGGTGCAGGCCGGCCGCCACCAGGCCCGCGAAGTGCGCCATGTCGACCCACAGGTACGCGCCGACCTCGTCGGCGATGGAACGGAACGCGGCGAAGTCCTCGTGACGCGGGTACGCGGACCAGCCGGCGACGATGACCTTCGGCTGCGCGGCCACGGCGATCTTGCGGACCTCGTCCATGTCGATGCGGTGGTCTTCCTTGCTGACCCCGTACGACTCGACGTCGTAGAGCTTGCCGGAGAAGTTCAGCTTCATGCCGTGCGTGAGGTGGCCGCCGTGCGCCAGGTCGAGGCCGAGGAGCTTCTCACCCGGGTTCATCAGGGCCATCAGGACCGCCGCGTTGGCCTGGGCGCCGGAGTGCGGCTGGACGTTCGCGAAGTCGGCGCCGAACAGTTCCTTCGCCCGGGTGCGGGCGAGGTCCTCGACGACGTCGACGTGCTCGCATCCGCCGTAGTAGCGGCGGCCCGGGTAGCCCTCGGCGTACTTGTTGGTGAGCACGCTGCCCTGCGCCTGGAGGACCGCGCGGGGAACGAAGTTCTCCGAGGCGATCATCTCGAGCGTGTCGCGCTGACGGGCCAGCTCACCTGCCATGGCCTGGGCGACTTCGGGGTCGAGTTCGGCGAGGGGGGCCGTGTTGACGTCGGTACCGGGCACAGCGGTCATCGAGGGATCTCCAAGCTGGATGCGGAAACGAATGCTCCCAGTCTACGAAGAACCCGTGAGCAGTACCTAACCGCCCGCGGTGAGGTAGCCCTCATCGGCGCGCAGGACGCTGGGAACGAGTGGCTCGTCGAGCAGGCGGCGGAACCGTTCCGACCGCTCCGCGCCGACGGGCACCTCGGCCAGCCAGCCGCCGAGCAGGCGGTACCCCTCCACGTAGGTGCTGGTGTACGCCCGCCACAGCGGCGAGGACAGGAAGCGCAGCGACTGCCGGGCCCGCTCGGGGGTCGACAGGCTCCACCGCTGGAGGAATGCCGCCACGTCGTCGTGGCTGCGGCCCTCGTCGTGCAGCATCATCGCCGCGTCCTGCCGCACGCCGAGCAGCTGTCCGGACGCTGCCGACAGGCGTTGCGCCTGCTCACCGTCGAATCGCAGACCGAGGTCGGCGTAGATTTCCTGCGCCCACAGCCCCCAGTCGGCGCCGACGATCGATTCCAGCGCGAGGTCGGCGAGGCCCTCGGCCATCAGGCACTGCGGCGTGTTGACGACGAACAGCGTCTGCTCGAGCTGTCCGGCGCCGACCAGTCCGGCTTCCTTCCGGCAGTGCTCGGTGTGGTGGCCGGGGTACGACTCGTGCGCGATCAGCCGCGGCAGGTTCGCCATGTGTTGTTCGAGATCGGAGTTGATCGCGACCTTCGACCGGTAGTCGCCGAGGTAGTAGTTGAACCCCGACCACGGCTTGTCGCCCACCACCTCGTACTCCACGACCTCCGAGTCGGGCAACACGTAGTGCTGCCGCACGAGGTCGCGGAGGGCGCTCGAGAAGGCGTCGACACATTCCTGCAACCGGTCGGCGGGAATCGTGTCCTTCGCCCGGTGGACGCGGACGCGTTCGGCGAGCGGCGCCGGTCCGGGCAGCACGGCGTCCATCTTCCGGTGCGCCTCCCGGTACTGCTCCTCGTCGCCGCGTTCGATGTGAACGTCGAAGTACGCCTCGACCTCGTCGACGAAGCCGATGTCGTCGCCCGCGAACTTGCGTCCCGAGCATTCGAGGGCGCGGAGGTGGACGTCGAGGAACCGGGCACGCTCCTCGGACAGTCCCGCCGACGGCAATTCGGCACGCAGGTGCGCCGCCGTGCGCGCGAGGTCACGCGGATCGGGCTTCGGCGCGTTCTCCACCTGCCTGCGCAACGCGGGATCGCCGGTGTACGCGTCGACGAATCCTTCCTCCAGCCGGTCGAAACCCAGCCCGAGCAGCAAGTATTCGCGGACGAACGAAACGGATTCCATGCCGTCCGACCTTAGTCGCAGACACGTCTTCCCGACCCGCCGACAGCGCAGCCTGTGGCACCAAGCACAATCCGACTATGCAACCGCTACTCGCCAGCGCGACGACGACGGCAGAGATTCTGGGCATGGACCGCTCACTCCCCCTGGTACCCGAGTGTGAGCGGAACTGATGGCGCGGACGAGCGAGTCCAGTCCGTACGTCGAATTCGACCGGAAGCAGTGGCGCACACTGCGTAAGTCGACGCCGCTCGTCCTCACCGAGGAAGAGCTGTACGGACTGCGGGGCCTCGGCGAGCAGATCGACCTCGAGGAGGTCGCGGAGGTCTACCTGCCGCTGTCGCGTCTCATCCACCTCCAGGTGGCGGCCCGGCAGCGACTGTTCGCCGCGACCGCGACGTTCCTCGGCGAGAAGCACCCCGACCAGCAGGTGCCGTTCGTGATCGGCGTCGCCGGCAGTGTCGCGGTCGGCAAGTCGACCACGGCGCGTGTCCTGCAGGCGCTGCTCGCGCGCTGGGAGCACCACCCGCGGGTCGACCTGGTTACGACGGACGGCTTCCTGTATCCGACGGCCGAACTGAACCGCCGCGGCATCATGCACCGCAAGGGCTTTCCCGAGAGTTACGACCGCCGCAAGCTGCTGCGGTTCGTCACCGAGGTGAAGTCGGGGGCCGAAGAAGTGGCCGCGCCGGTGTATTCACACATCTCGTACGACATCATCCCCGGCCAGTATCACCTGATCCGGCAGCCGGACATCCTCATCATCGAGGGTCTCAACGTGCTGCAGACCGGCCCGCGGCTGATGGTGTCGGACCTGTTCGACTTCTCGATCTACGTCGACGCGCGGATCGAGGACATCGAGAACTGGTACATCCAGCGGTTTCTGGCGCTGCGGAAGACGTCGTTCTCGGATCCCGATGCGCACTTCCACCACTACGCCGGATTGTCGGATCGGGATGCGACGTCAGCCGCGCAGGAGATCTGGCACAACATCAACCGGCCGAATCTGGTGGAGAACATCCTGCCGACGCGTCCGCGCGCCACGCTCGTGTTGCGCAAGGACGCGAATCATTCGATCAACCGGCTGCGGCTCCGCAAGCTGTAGGTGAGTGGCGAAGTGTGTTCAGGCACGCTTCGCCGCTCACGTCAGACGCCGAACCTGCGGTGCCGGGCGGCGTAGTCGCGCAGCGCGCGGAGGAAGTCGACGCGACGGAACTCGGGCCAGTACGCCTCAGTGAACCAGATCTCGGAGTACGCGCTCTGCCACAGCAGGAAACCCGACAGCCGCTGCTCCCCTGACGTGCGGATCACGAGGTCCGGGTCGGGCTGGCCGGACGTGTAGAGGTGGCCGTCGATGCCGTCGACCGTGATCGATTTCACGAGTTCGTCCCCCGCCAGTCCCGCGAGAATCTTTTCGCTCAGCAGAGACTGGACGGCGTCGGAGATCTCCTGCCGGCCGCCGTAGCCGATGGCGACGTTGACGTGGGTGCCGGTGCGGCCCTCGGTTCCGGCGGCCGCGTCGCGCAGTCGGCGCGACTGTTCGGCGGGCAGGAGATCGAGTGCGCCGACGATCTTGACGCTCCAGTTCTTGTCCGGGCCCGAGATCTCCTCGACGACGTCCGTGATGATCTCGAGCAGGGTGTCGAGTTCCTCGGGGTCGCGGCGCAGATTCTCGGTGGACAGCAGGTAGATGGTGGCCATCTCGATGCCCGCGGCGTCGCACCAGCCGAGCAGCTCGGAGATCTTGAGGGCGCCCATGCGGTGGCCGTGGCTGACGTCCTCGAAGCCGTTCTCCCGGGCCCACCGCCGGTTGCCGTCGCACATCACGGCAATGTGCCGAGGGTGCTGTAGTCCGTCGAGCCGCGCGAGTAGCCGACGCTCGTAGATGCTGTACAGCAGTCCTCGCGCACTCACCTGGAGATCACCATGACACGCAAGACTACGCCGCAGCCGAACGTGATCCGCGACGGCCGTCACACAGCGCGCGACTTCCTGCTACCGACGGGTACGCTCACAGCACGAGCTAACCTACGGTCCCGTAGGTTAGCGCCACGCACAGCGAGAAGAGGTGTTCAGTGACCGCTTTCGGCCTCGACGAACTACCCGTCAAGCCCCGACTGCGAGGGTGGATCCACCTGTGGGCGTTCGGCGTCTCCGTGATCGCCGGGCTCGTCCTCGTCACACTCGCGGGCCTCCGGGTGTCGGAGCAGGCGGCCCTCGCGACCGCCGTCTACAGCCTGACGGTGTGCGGCGTCTTCGGGGTCAGCGCCACGTATCACCGGACCCACTGGAACACCGTGTCGGCGCGCACCTGGATGAAGCGCGCGGACCATTCGATGATCTTCCTGTTCATCGCCGGCAGCTACACCCCGTTCGCGGTGCTCGGGCTCCCCTCCGGAACCGGCCGGACGCTGCTGATCGTCGTGTGGGCGGGGGCGCTCGCCGGGGTCGCGCTGAAGATGCTCTGGCCGACGGCGCCGCGATGGGTGGGTGTGCCGCTGTACCTGCTGCTCGGCTGGGCGATCGTCCCGGTCGCACCCGAACTGACACGCGAGGTCGGCGTCCTCCCGATGCTGCTGCTCCTGATCGGCGGCATCCTGTATTCGGTCGGCGCGATCCTCTACGCCACCAAGTGGCCCAATCCGTGGCCGTCCACATTCGGCCATCACGAGTTCTTCCACGCGGCCACCGTCGTCGCGGCGCTGTGCCACTACATCGCCGTGTGGCTGGTGGTGTTCCGGTAGCAGCCGGTTACCGGCTCAACGCCTCGCCGAGGTCCTCGGCCGTCGACACCGGGCGGTCGCAGACGAACCCGCGGCACACGTACGCCGCCGACGTTCCCCCGACCAGCGGACGGTCGGTGAGCAGGGGTGACGAGTCCGGTTCGCCCCCGACCACGACCGCGCCGCCGGGGGCAAGTCTGCGGGCCTGCGCGAGCAGCGCGGAGTCGCCGTCGGTGGCCACCGCCACCTGGATCGGGCCACGCACCGACGCCTCGGCGACGGCGAGCCAGTGCCCGGCGGATCGCGGTGCACGTTGCAGGAGCAGCGCGACCCGGTCGAGCGAGTGGGCGGCAGCGGCCGCGTACCGTCCCGACGACTCCTGGTCGGCCACCGCGGCCGCGGTGAGCAGCGCCTCTGCCAGGCACGACGCTCCGGACGGCGTCGCTCCGTCGACGGGGTCCCGGGGTCGGGTCACCAGCGTCTCCGCGTCGTCCGCGGTGTCGAACCAGCTGCCGGGCCGCTCTGCATCGGCGAAATGGATCAGCGCGCGGTCCAGCAACGCCAGCGCGTGCGTCGACCAGTCAGGATCGCCGGTCGCCTGGTACAGCGCGAGGAGTCCTGTCGCCAGGCACGCGTAGTCCTCGAGCACGCCGGCCGACTCGCCGACGGAAGGTCCCAGCGACGCGCGCCGCAGCCGCCCGTCGACGACGTGCAGTCCGAGGACCGCTCGCGCGCACTCCGCGGCGGCGGCCACCCACTCCGGCCTGCCGAGGCCCGCGCCCGCCTCGGCGAGCGCGGTGATCGTGAGGCCGTTCCAGGCGGTGACGACCTTGTCGTCGCGTCCGGGCTGCGGCCGGGTCGCCCGCTGCGCGAGCAGCGCGTCCCGCACCCGGCGCCAGCGGTCCCGGTCGTCCGGGTCGCGCGGGAGCTGCAGGACGGACGCGCCGGCCTCGAACGTCCCGGCGGGAGTCACCGCGAACACATCGGCCGCCCACTGCCCGTCGTCGGGCCCGAGGACGTCGACGAGCTGCTCCGGGGTCCACACATACGTGAGCCCCTCCACGCCCTGGGTATCGGCGTCGAGGGCCGACGCGAACGACCCGTTCGCGGTGCGCAGATCGCGCAGCAGGAATTCGACGGTCTCCTCCGCGACCCGGACGGCCAGGTCCGAGCCCGTGCGGCGACCCAGGTGCGCGTACGCGCGCAACAGCTGGGCGTTGTCGTAGAGCATCTTCTCGAAGTGCGGCACCACCCACGCCGCGTCGACCGAGTAGCGGGCGAACCCGCCGCCGAGCTGGTCGTAGATGCCGCCGCGGGCCATCGCCGACGCGGTGCGCTGCACCACGCCGAGGACGGCGTCGTCGCCGGAGCGCTCGTACGTGCGGAGTAGGCCCTCCATCAGCGCAGACGGGGGGAATTTGGGGGCGCCCCCGAACCCGCCGCGCTCGGCGTCCTCGTCGCCGCACACGCTCCCGGCGGCCGCGTCCAGCAGAGCCGCGTCGACCCGGACGTCGCCCTCGGGGATGCCGCCGGCGCCGCGCCGCAATTCCGCGACCACCGAGGCGGCCGCCTCGTCGACGTCGCCGCGACGGTCACGCCACGTGTCGGCGATGGCGCCCAGCAACTGGGTGAACGACGGCATGCCGCCACGCGGCTCCGCCGGGTAATAGGTACCGCAATAGAACGGGGCGCCGGCCGGGGTGAGAAAGCACGTCATCGGCCAGCCGCCCTGACCGGTCATCGCGACCGTGGCGTTCATGTACACCGCGTCGAGGTCGGGCCGCTCCTCGCGGTCGACCTTGACGCAGACGAAATGCTCGTTCATCAGCGACGCCACCGCCTCGTCCTCGAAGGACTCGTGAGCCATCACGTGGCACCAATGGCACGCCGAGTACCCGATCGACAACAGGATCGGGACGTCCCGCTCCCGCGCCCACTCGGTGGCCTCCGGACCCCACTGCTGCCAGTGCACGGGATTGTCGGCGTGCTGTCGGAGATAGGGGCTGGTGGACCCGCCGAGTGTGTTGCGCGCGCGTGGGTCCATCTCCAGCTCCCGTTCGACTACTTCTGCAGGTTCGGTGGGGTGTCCGTGGGCTTCGGCGGTTCGGTCGTACTCGCGCCGCCGCCGTGAATCGCGCCGCGGTCGGTGCCCTCGTCCGCTTCCTGGTCGGGTTCGGGGTGCTCCGGCTCGAACGTCTCGGGCAGATTCTTGAGCTTCTTGTTCATCGACCGCACCAGCAGCACCACACCCGCGAGCAGCGCGAGTATCACCACGAGGCCGATGGGCGACGCCTTACCGAATTCGGGGCCGGACGGCGTGCTCGGCGTCTGCGCCAGGATGTCTGCCGCGCCGGTCACGATGCCGGCCGTCAATGCATTCACTGCCGGCCGTCCTCGGCGATGCCCGCGAACAGGTCGTTCTCCGGGATGGAGGTGGTGACCCGTGTCTTCGCGAGTTCGAATTCCTCGGTGGGCCAGATCTTCTGCTGAATCTCGAGCGGAACCGCGAAGAACGAGCCGTTCGGGTCGATCTGGGTGGCGTGGGCCCGCAACGCGTCGTCCCGCTTCGGGAAGTAGTCGCCGCACGTGATCTGGGTGGTGACGCGCGCCATCAGGTCACCCTGCTCGGTCTTCCACTTCTTGAGCCATTCGGCCATCGGGAACTCTTCGCCGCGGCGGTCGTACTCCTCCTGGAACTGCAGGAGTCGCTTCCGGATGAAGCCGTGCGAGTAGTAGACCTTCTGCACCTGCCACGGTTCTCCGGCGTCCGGGAACTGATCGGGGTCGGCCGCGGCCTCGTACGCGGCCATCGACACCTCGTGGCACCGGATGTGATCGGGGTGCGGGTAGCCACCGTTCTCGTCGTACGTGGTCATGACGTGCGGGCGGAACTCACGGATCGCGCGCACCAGCACCTCGGTCGACTCCTCGAGCGGAACGAGCGCGAAGCATCCCTCCGGCAGCGGCGGCTTCGGGTCGCCCTCCGGCAGACCGGAGTCGACGAATCCCAGCCACTGATGCTGAACACCGAGGATGCGCGCCGCCTCGGCCATCTCCTCGATGCGCACCTCGTGGATGCGGTCCCGCACCCCGGGCACGTCCATCGCGGGGTTGAGGATGTCGCCACGTTCACCACCGGTCAACGTCACGACCTTCACTTCGTTGCCTTCTGCGGCGTAACGGGCCGTCGTCGCGGCGCCCTTGCTCGACTCGTCGTCGGGATGGGCATGGACGGCCATGAGCCGGAATCCGCTCACGTATTCGTTCACCTCAACTTCGCCAGTAGCCGTTGCCGGCTTGTCCGTGTCGTGCGCTCTCGCCCCCGCCATCGCTGGCGGCGCACTGACGCACGTCCTCTATAGTTCCACCCGAGAGTTCCGCTTGCAGCCGTGCCCCCGCTCGAGTGCTGTGAGTTACAGGGAACCGGAGCGGTACGAGAGTTGAGAGATGACGAGAACGCTTCCCCCCGGCCGATACACAGCCGCGGCAAAGCCTGCGCATTCGAAGCGCTGGCTCGTGTGGGCGCTGTCCGCAGCAGTCGTGGTGGTCGGCGTGATCGTGGCGTTCGTCGCATACGACAAGTTCGCCGTCTCCGAGATCGACAGTGAGGCCACGTCGTTCGATCTGGTGAGTGATTCGCAACTCGACATCACGTTCACCGTCACGCGCGAGGACCCGTCCCGGGACGCGGTCTGCATCGTCCGCTCGCGCTCCAAGGACGGTTCCGAGACCGGCCGCCGGGAGGTCTTCATCGCCGGCGGCGAGGATCAGACGGTGAAGGTCACCGCACCCGTCTACACTTCGCGGCCGCCGGCCATGGGCGACATCTACGGCTGCAGCCTGGACGTTCCCGCCTATCTCACCCGCGGCTGACACACCCGAACCCGAGCGACCGTTCGGCTTATTCGGGGGTTGCACTCCCCGATCGTGCTAGAATCGCCTGATACACGGTTCCGTTTGGAACCGTGTATTGCTGCATTGGCGGCAAGGCGGAACCCGAACGGCTGCGGCCCTCGAATCCGCCGAGCCGTTGATCACTGCTGTTGCAGTGGTCTGTCGAGGGAGCCCGGCGGCTCCAACTACGAGGGAGTGATCGAGATGACCGAGACCCAGGTGACCTGGCTGACCCAGGAGTCACACGACAGGCTCAAGAGCGAACTCGACCAGCTCATTGCCAATCGTCCGGTCATCGCCGCCGAAATCAACGAGCGTCGCGAAGAGGGCGATCTGAAGGAGAACGGCGGCTACCACGCGGCCCGCGAAGAGCAGGGCCAGCAGGAGGCGCGCATCCGCCAGCTTCAGGAACTCCTGAACAGCGCGAAGGTCGGCGAGGCCCCCACCCAATCCGGTGTCGCGCTGCCCGGTTCCGTGGTGAAGGTCTACTACGACGGCGACGAGAAGGACACCGAGACGTTCCTGATCGCCACCCGCGAAGAGGGTGCCCGCGACAACAAGCTCGAGGTCTACTCCCCCAACTCCCCGCTGGGTGGCGCACTGCTCGAGGCGAAGGTCGGCGAGACCCGCGAATACACGCTGCCCAACGGCAGCAGCATGAAGGTGACGCTCGTCAGCGCGGAGCCGTACCACAGCTGATCTCGGATCCACCGCCGAAAACTCCGGTCCGGGCCCAGCGCCCGGGCCGGAGTTTCTGCGTTTTTCGGACGCACGGTTCTTCA
It includes:
- a CDS encoding PhoH family protein, translated to MTASRSVSARAGHSSAAPRKSSDSAVRTFVLDTSVLLSDPWAVTRFAEHRVVLPLVVISELEGKRHHHELGWFARESLRMLDDLRLQYGRLDQPVPIGTEGGTLQVELNHTDPSVLPVGFRTDSNDSRILACALNLEAEGGDVVLVSKDIPLRVKAGAVGLPADEYHAHDVVPSGWTGMTEMDVASSSIDELFAEGVVDLEEARELPCHTGIRLLGGSSSALGRVNADKRVQLVRGEREAFGLHGRSAEQRIALDILLDDSVGIVSLGGKAGTGKSALALTAGLEAVLERRTQRKVVVFRPLYAVGGQELGYLPGSESEKMGPWAQAVFDTLDGLASPEVMDEVISRGMLEVLPLTHIRGRSLHDSFVIVDEAQSLERNVLLTVLSRLGTGSRVILTHDVAQRDNLRVGRHDGVAAVIEKLKGHPLFAHITLTRSERSPIAALVTEMLEEFGPTP
- the glyA gene encoding serine hydroxymethyltransferase, translating into MTAVPGTDVNTAPLAELDPEVAQAMAGELARQRDTLEMIASENFVPRAVLQAQGSVLTNKYAEGYPGRRYYGGCEHVDVVEDLARTRAKELFGADFANVQPHSGAQANAAVLMALMNPGEKLLGLDLAHGGHLTHGMKLNFSGKLYDVESYGVSKEDHRIDMDEVRKIAVAAQPKVIVAGWSAYPRHEDFAAFRSIADEVGAYLWVDMAHFAGLVAAGLHPSPVPYADVVSSTVHKTLGGPRSGLILAKQEWAKKLNSAVFPGQQGGPLMHAIAAKAVSLKIAGTDEFKDRQQRTLTGAKILAERLTGSDVVDKGVSVLTGGTDVHLVLVDLRNSQLDGQQGEDLLHEVGITVNRNAVPFDPRPPMVTSGLRIGTAALASRGFGDEQFTEVADVIGTALAGSSDVETLKSRVSKLAADFPLYEGLEDWRLV
- a CDS encoding DUF885 domain-containing protein; amino-acid sequence: MESVSFVREYLLLGLGFDRLEEGFVDAYTGDPALRRQVENAPKPDPRDLARTAAHLRAELPSAGLSEERARFLDVHLRALECSGRKFAGDDIGFVDEVEAYFDVHIERGDEEQYREAHRKMDAVLPGPAPLAERVRVHRAKDTIPADRLQECVDAFSSALRDLVRQHYVLPDSEVVEYEVVGDKPWSGFNYYLGDYRSKVAINSDLEQHMANLPRLIAHESYPGHHTEHCRKEAGLVGAGQLEQTLFVVNTPQCLMAEGLADLALESIVGADWGLWAQEIYADLGLRFDGEQAQRLSAASGQLLGVRQDAAMMLHDEGRSHDDVAAFLQRWSLSTPERARQSLRFLSSPLWRAYTSTYVEGYRLLGGWLAEVPVGAERSERFRRLLDEPLVPSVLRADEGYLTAGG
- the coaA gene encoding type I pantothenate kinase — protein: MARTSESSPYVEFDRKQWRTLRKSTPLVLTEEELYGLRGLGEQIDLEEVAEVYLPLSRLIHLQVAARQRLFAATATFLGEKHPDQQVPFVIGVAGSVAVGKSTTARVLQALLARWEHHPRVDLVTTDGFLYPTAELNRRGIMHRKGFPESYDRRKLLRFVTEVKSGAEEVAAPVYSHISYDIIPGQYHLIRQPDILIIEGLNVLQTGPRLMVSDLFDFSIYVDARIEDIENWYIQRFLALRKTSFSDPDAHFHHYAGLSDRDATSAAQEIWHNINRPNLVENILPTRPRATLVLRKDANHSINRLRLRKL
- a CDS encoding isoprenyl transferase codes for the protein MSARGLLYSIYERRLLARLDGLQHPRHIAVMCDGNRRWARENGFEDVSHGHRMGALKISELLGWCDAAGIEMATIYLLSTENLRRDPEELDTLLEIITDVVEEISGPDKNWSVKIVGALDLLPAEQSRRLRDAAAGTEGRTGTHVNVAIGYGGRQEISDAVQSLLSEKILAGLAGDELVKSITVDGIDGHLYTSGQPDPDLVIRTSGEQRLSGFLLWQSAYSEIWFTEAYWPEFRRVDFLRALRDYAARHRRFGV
- a CDS encoding hemolysin III family protein, translated to MTAFGLDELPVKPRLRGWIHLWAFGVSVIAGLVLVTLAGLRVSEQAALATAVYSLTVCGVFGVSATYHRTHWNTVSARTWMKRADHSMIFLFIAGSYTPFAVLGLPSGTGRTLLIVVWAGALAGVALKMLWPTAPRWVGVPLYLLLGWAIVPVAPELTREVGVLPMLLLLIGGILYSVGAILYATKWPNPWPSTFGHHEFFHAATVVAALCHYIAVWLVVFR
- a CDS encoding thioredoxin domain-containing protein: MDPRARNTLGGSTSPYLRQHADNPVHWQQWGPEATEWARERDVPILLSIGYSACHWCHVMAHESFEDEAVASLMNEHFVCVKVDREERPDLDAVYMNATVAMTGQGGWPMTCFLTPAGAPFYCGTYYPAEPRGGMPSFTQLLGAIADTWRDRRGDVDEAAASVVAELRRGAGGIPEGDVRVDAALLDAAAGSVCGDEDAERGGFGGAPKFPPSALMEGLLRTYERSGDDAVLGVVQRTASAMARGGIYDQLGGGFARYSVDAAWVVPHFEKMLYDNAQLLRAYAHLGRRTGSDLAVRVAEETVEFLLRDLRTANGSFASALDADTQGVEGLTYVWTPEQLVDVLGPDDGQWAADVFAVTPAGTFEAGASVLQLPRDPDDRDRWRRVRDALLAQRATRPQPGRDDKVVTAWNGLTITALAEAGAGLGRPEWVAAAAECARAVLGLHVVDGRLRRASLGPSVGESAGVLEDYACLATGLLALYQATGDPDWSTHALALLDRALIHFADAERPGSWFDTADDAETLVTRPRDPVDGATPSGASCLAEALLTAAAVADQESSGRYAAAAAHSLDRVALLLQRAPRSAGHWLAVAEASVRGPIQVAVATDGDSALLAQARRLAPGGAVVVGGEPDSSPLLTDRPLVGGTSAAYVCRGFVCDRPVSTAEDLGEALSR
- the mca gene encoding mycothiol conjugate amidase Mca; this translates as MSGFRLMAVHAHPDDESSKGAATTARYAAEGNEVKVVTLTGGERGDILNPAMDVPGVRDRIHEVRIEEMAEAARILGVQHQWLGFVDSGLPEGDPKPPLPEGCFALVPLEESTEVLVRAIREFRPHVMTTYDENGGYPHPDHIRCHEVSMAAYEAAADPDQFPDAGEPWQVQKVYYSHGFIRKRLLQFQEEYDRRGEEFPMAEWLKKWKTEQGDLMARVTTQITCGDYFPKRDDALRAHATQIDPNGSFFAVPLEIQQKIWPTEEFELAKTRVTTSIPENDLFAGIAEDGRQ
- a CDS encoding DUF4307 domain-containing protein, translated to MTRTLPPGRYTAAAKPAHSKRWLVWALSAAVVVVGVIVAFVAYDKFAVSEIDSEATSFDLVSDSQLDITFTVTREDPSRDAVCIVRSRSKDGSETGRREVFIAGGEDQTVKVTAPVYTSRPPAMGDIYGCSLDVPAYLTRG
- the greA gene encoding transcription elongation factor GreA — its product is MTETQVTWLTQESHDRLKSELDQLIANRPVIAAEINERREEGDLKENGGYHAAREEQGQQEARIRQLQELLNSAKVGEAPTQSGVALPGSVVKVYYDGDEKDTETFLIATREEGARDNKLEVYSPNSPLGGALLEAKVGETREYTLPNGSSMKVTLVSAEPYHS